In Thalassotalea fonticola, a single genomic region encodes these proteins:
- a CDS encoding outer membrane protein OmpK codes for MKTNKIINTVATTVIASAALMSATASAEIWGNTEVHLQALGELEQVGTGGTADTTIITFQHAGGWEYGDNFFFVDHLRYSVNDDANFPVDDSSEFYGEWYSNFSLGAITGSDLSFGPVKDIGIVAGANFAPEVDSMWVLPGVRFSLDLPGFAFAQIDVTSYIHQGGGSASSQVFTVVDEDSSFMVDFAWAYPFKIGSTSWSIEGHLEYIDGRQQTNNFGTTELESWILFQPQIRLDLGEVLGNKAGQLFVGIEYQYWQNKLGEDGTDDNAAQFLAVWRF; via the coding sequence ATGAAAACGAATAAAATTATTAATACTGTTGCGACAACAGTAATTGCATCAGCAGCATTAATGAGTGCTACTGCTTCTGCTGAAATCTGGGGGAATACAGAAGTACACCTTCAAGCTTTAGGTGAATTAGAGCAAGTAGGTACTGGTGGTACAGCTGATACAACTATTATTACTTTCCAACATGCTGGTGGTTGGGAGTATGGTGATAACTTTTTCTTCGTTGATCACTTACGTTATAGCGTTAACGATGATGCTAACTTTCCAGTTGATGATAGTAGCGAGTTTTATGGTGAATGGTATTCAAATTTCAGTTTAGGCGCAATTACCGGTAGTGACCTATCGTTTGGTCCTGTTAAGGACATAGGTATTGTTGCGGGTGCTAACTTCGCGCCTGAAGTTGATAGTATGTGGGTATTACCCGGTGTTAGATTTTCATTAGATTTACCTGGCTTTGCCTTTGCTCAAATTGATGTAACCAGTTATATACATCAAGGTGGTGGTAGTGCCTCTTCTCAAGTGTTTACCGTTGTTGATGAAGATTCAAGCTTCATGGTTGACTTTGCCTGGGCTTACCCTTTCAAAATTGGTTCAACAAGCTGGAGCATCGAAGGTCACTTGGAATATATCGACGGCCGTCAACAAACTAATAACTTTGGCACGACTGAGCTTGAATCATGGATTTTATTCCAACCGCAAATTCGTTTAGATTTAGGTGAAGTGTTAGGTAATAAAGCTGGTCAATTATTTGTTGGTATTGAATACCAATACTGGCAAAACAAGCTAGGTGAAGATGGTACTGACGATAATGCTGCCCAATTTTTAGCAGTATGGCGCTTCTAA